GTGCCGGGGTCCTCGGCGTGCTCGTCGAGGCGCTGGCCCCGCGGCGCGGTCGGCGCGTCGTCCAGCTGGCCGTGGCCGTCGTCGCGCTGGCGGCCGCGGTGGTCGTCGTCGCCCTGCGGTGGGACACCGTCGGCCAGGACCTGGTCGGCGGCTCGGCGCTGTTCGACCACCGGATCAGCCTCTTCCTCACCGGCACGCTGCTCGTCCTCGGCCTCACCGCGGTGCTCACGGTCGCCGAGCGCGGGGACAGCGGGGACGCCTTCGCCCCGCAGGCGGCGTCCGTGCCCGGCTCGGACTACGAGGAGGCCGCCCGGCGGGCGGGACTGCAGACCACCGAGGTCTTCCCGCTGATGATGTTCGCCCTCGGCGGCATGATCATCTTTGCCACGGCGGCCGACCTGCTGACGATGTTCGTGGCCCTCGAGCTGCTGTCGCTGCCGCTGTACGTGCTCGCCGGCCTCGCCCGGCGGCGCCGGCTGCTCTCCCAGGAGGCGTCCGTCAAGTACTTCCTGCTGGGAGCGTTCTCCTCCGGGCTGTTCATCTACGGCGCCGCGCTCATCTACGGGACGACCGGCACGGTCTCCCTGCCGGGCATGCTGGCCCGGATGTCCCAGGGCGGGGCGACCCAGCTGCTCGCGGACCCGCAGGGCGCGCCGAGCCTCATGCTCGTCACCGGCATCGTCCTGGTGCTGTCCGGTCTGCTGTTCAAGGTCGGCGCCGTGCCGTTCCACGCCTGGACGCCCGACGTCTACACCGGCGCCCCGACCCCGGTCACCGGGTTCATGGCCGCCGCCACCAAGGTCGCCGCGTTCGGCGCGATCCTCCACCTGCTGTTCTACGCCCTGCCCATCCCCGTGCTCGAGGACTACTGGGGGCTCGTCGTGGCGGTGATCTCCGCCGCAACGATGATCGTCGGTGGTGTGGTCGCCGTCGTGCAGACCGATATCAAGCGGATGCTGGCGTACTCGTCCATCGCGCACGCCGGGTTCATCCTCACCGCCATGGCCACGTCGACGGTGGCCGGCGCCCGCGAGCTGTCCATCACCGGCGTGCTGTTCTACCTGCTGGCCTACGGCTTCATGACCCTTGGCGCCTTCGCCGTCATCTCGCTGGTCCGCGAGCGGGACGCCGCCGACAACGTCACCGGTGAGGCCACCCACCTGTCCCAGTGGGCCGGATTGGCCCGCCGCGCCCCGGTGCTGGCCGCGGTGTTCACGCTGTTCCTCCTGGCGATGGCGGGGATCCCGCTGACCAGCGGGTTCACCGGCAAGTACGCGGTGTTCCTCGCCGCCGTGGAGGGCGGGTACGCCTGGCTCGCCGTCCTCGGGGTCCTCGTCAGCGTCGTCACCGCGTTCTTCTACGTCCGGGTGATCGTGCTCATGTACTTCTCGCCGCCCCCGGCGACGCCGACCGCGGTCGCTCTGCCCAGTCCCCTGATGGGTGCGGCCATCGCGATCGGTGCCGCGGTCACCCTCGTACTCGGCGTGCTGCCTGCACCCGTGCTCGACCTGGCGGCCAGCACCCTGGCGCTGCCGTGAGCGGAGCCCCCTCCGCCCGCGCGGGGACGGTGGACGGCGTCTGGGACGTCCCGGCGGCGGACCCTGTGCTGGCCGAGGACATCACCACCAGGCTGCTTGAGGTGGAGTCCCGGCTGCTCGACGCCGTCGCGCACACCGACGAGCTCGCCGACTCCGTGTCCCGGCACCTCGTCCAGGCGGGGGGCAAGCGGGTGCGACCGATGCTGGCGCTGCTCGCCTCCCACCTCGGGGACCCCACTCGCCCGGAGGTCGTCGACGGGGCCGTCGTCGTGGAGCTCACCCACCTGGCGACCCTCTACCACGACGACGTCATGGACTCCGCGCCGGTTCGCCGGGGGGCGCCCGCCGCCCACCAGGTGTGGGGCAACTCCGTCGCCATCCTCACCGGGGACCTGCTGTTCGCCCGTGCCTCGCGGATCGTGGCTGGGCTCGGGCCGCAGGCCGTCCGGGTGCAGGCGGCCACGTTCGAGCGGCTGTGCCTGGGGCAGCTGCACGAGACGGTGGGACCGCGACCCGGCCAGGACCCGGTGGACCACTACCTGCAGGTGCTCGCGGACAAGACCGGCTCGCTCATCGCCACGTCGGGTCGCTTCGGCGCCGAGCTGGCGGGCTGCGGCCGGGACGTCATCGAGGTGATGGTCGCCTACGGGGAGCGGGTCGGTATCGCCTTCCAGCTCGCCGACGACGTCATCGATCTCGCCGGCGCGGACACCGGCAAGACGCCGGGCACCGACCTTCGCGAGGGCGTCCCGACCCTGCCGGTGCTGCTCGTGCGGCGGGCCGCCGAGCGCGGCGAGGCCGCGGCGCGGCGGCTGGTCAAGCGGCTGGACGGCGACCTGTCGGACGACGTGGTCCTCGCGGACGTCGTCCGGGAGCTGCGCGAGCACCCGGCGACGGAGGAGGCCCGGGCCGCCGCCCAGTCCTGGGCGCAGGAGGCGGTCGACGCGCTGGCGCCGCTGCCTGCCGGCGCGGCCCGGGACGCCTTGGAGGCCTTCGCCCGGGGCGTTGCCGACCGCACCCGCTAGACGCGGCCGGGCCCACACCGAGGCAGACCGCGGCGTGGGCCCGGCAGGTCGCTGGCTCAGCGTGTCCGGTACACCTGAACGACGGCCGGCCGCGGGCCCTTGACGTTGTCCGCCCGATAGACGGTCCGGCCGTACGGGAACGTGGACGCCGGCTGCTCCGGAGTGGCCCCGTCGACGTCGCCGGGGTGCTGGACGGCGACGAACACCGACGAGCTCTCGTCGTCGATCACCGGACCGCAGGTCTCCGCACCGGTCGGGACGGCGAGGAACTGCTGCACGTGCCCTCGTTCGGGGCCCTCGACCGGCACCAGGTGCAGCGCGTCGTTGAGGCCCAGGTTGCCCTGCCCGTCGGTGGAGATCCACAGGTTGCCAGTCGAGTCGAACGCGACGTTGTCCGGGCTCGAGATCGGGGAGACCTGCTCCCTGGGGTATCCGGAGAAGTACGTGGTCGGGTCCTGCGGGTCTCCGCAGACCACGACGAGGGACCACGTGAACTCCAGGTCCGTCGCCTCCCGCTCCTGCAGCTCCACCACTTGGCCGTACCGGTTGGGGGTCCGGGGGTTGGCCGGGTCCGCGGTCGTCCTGCCGGCGTTGTTGGTCAGAGCCGCGTAGACGAACCCGTTGCCGGGGTTGCGTTCCACGTCCTCGGGCCGGTCCATCGGCGTCGGCTGGACGACGTCGGCGGCTGCCCGGGTGAACACCAGCACCTCATCCACCGTGAAGCCGGGGACCTTGGACTCTCCGTCCACGACCAGCGGCAGCCACGTGCCGGTGCCGTCGTAGGTCGCCGCCGGGTCCCCCGCCGCCTCGAAACGGGCGACGTACAGGTCGCCCTCCTCGAGCAGGGTCATGTTGTGGCGGCGGGCCGCAGGGCTCGGACCGTCCTGGAACCGGTCGCGGGACACGAACTTGTACAGGTACTCCCCGCCCTCGTCGTCACCCATCACCGCGACCGCGCGGCCGTCGGCGGCGATGCTCACGGTCGCGCCCTCGTGCTTGAAACGTCCCAGAGCGGTGTGCTTGCGAGGTGTCGACGTCGGGTCGCTCGGGTCGAGCTCGACGATCCAGCCGAAGCGGTTGACCTCGTTGGGCTCGTTCGCCAGGTCCCAGCGCGGCTCGACGGCGTCCCAGCCGCGCCCGGTCGAGCTGATCCCGTAGAGGGCGTTGCGCGGGTCGAGGTCGGCGTTGCGCTTGAAGTACCCCTGGAAGTTCTCCTCTCCGGAGAGCACGGTGCCCCAGGGCGTCGTCCCGCCGGCGCAGTTGTTCACCGTGCCCAGGACGGTTGTGCCGCTCGGATCCGCGGACGTCCGCAGGTACGTCGAGCCGGCGGCCGCGCCGGTGAGGCGGAACTCGGTCTGCTGGTGGATCCGGCGTCCGTACCGTGAGCGCGGCACGGGCTCCCACGGCCGGCGGGGGCCACGCCGGGCCACCTCGACCACAGACATGCCGTGCGCGGCCATGGCGATGGCCAGCCGCTCCACGCGCTCCGCCTCGTCGGCCGGGACGCCGGAGAACATGAGGTCGTCGTTGGTGTACTCGTGGTTGACGACCATCAGGGCCCGGTTGCGCCCGGCCAGGGGGATGAACGTGAGGAAGTCGTTGTTGTAGCCGAACTGCTGCTTCTGGGCCTCGGCGCTCTGGTGGTCGAAGTCGAACAGCGGCGCGCCGGCGACCACCGGGTCGCCCCAGGCCATGATCGCCGTCCAGTCGTACCCGGCGGGTACGGTCAGTTCGTCGACGT
This DNA window, taken from Kineosporiaceae bacterium SCSIO 59966, encodes the following:
- a CDS encoding PhoX family phosphatase; amino-acid sequence: MLGHTQGTRSATVCHWKCADQCADAHAVRSSSPTFAEVAETALSRRSVLAGGLGALVLGGIATGVPAAAAPPAGHGQGPVATRPGSGLSFTPLDPAPAADVDELTVPAGYDWTAIMAWGDPVVAGAPLFDFDHQSAEAQKQQFGYNNDFLTFIPLAGRNRALMVVNHEYTNDDLMFSGVPADEAERVERLAIAMAAHGMSVVEVARRGPRRPWEPVPRSRYGRRIHQQTEFRLTGAAAGSTYLRTSADPSGTTVLGTVNNCAGGTTPWGTVLSGEENFQGYFKRNADLDPRNALYGISSTGRGWDAVEPRWDLANEPNEVNRFGWIVELDPSDPTSTPRKHTALGRFKHEGATVSIAADGRAVAVMGDDEGGEYLYKFVSRDRFQDGPSPAARRHNMTLLEEGDLYVARFEAAGDPAATYDGTGTWLPLVVDGESKVPGFTVDEVLVFTRAAADVVQPTPMDRPEDVERNPGNGFVYAALTNNAGRTTADPANPRTPNRYGQVVELQEREATDLEFTWSLVVVCGDPQDPTTYFSGYPREQVSPISSPDNVAFDSTGNLWISTDGQGNLGLNDALHLVPVEGPERGHVQQFLAVPTGAETCGPVIDDESSSVFVAVQHPGDVDGATPEQPASTFPYGRTVYRADNVKGPRPAVVQVYRTR
- a CDS encoding polyprenyl synthetase family protein is translated as MSGAPSARAGTVDGVWDVPAADPVLAEDITTRLLEVESRLLDAVAHTDELADSVSRHLVQAGGKRVRPMLALLASHLGDPTRPEVVDGAVVVELTHLATLYHDDVMDSAPVRRGAPAAHQVWGNSVAILTGDLLFARASRIVAGLGPQAVRVQAATFERLCLGQLHETVGPRPGQDPVDHYLQVLADKTGSLIATSGRFGAELAGCGRDVIEVMVAYGERVGIAFQLADDVIDLAGADTGKTPGTDLREGVPTLPVLLVRRAAERGEAAARRLVKRLDGDLSDDVVLADVVRELREHPATEEARAAAQSWAQEAVDALAPLPAGAARDALEAFARGVADRTR
- the nuoN gene encoding NADH-quinone oxidoreductase subunit NuoN encodes the protein MTTFTPPEIDWAALAPALIVLGAGVLGVLVEALAPRRGRRVVQLAVAVVALAAAVVVVALRWDTVGQDLVGGSALFDHRISLFLTGTLLVLGLTAVLTVAERGDSGDAFAPQAASVPGSDYEEAARRAGLQTTEVFPLMMFALGGMIIFATAADLLTMFVALELLSLPLYVLAGLARRRRLLSQEASVKYFLLGAFSSGLFIYGAALIYGTTGTVSLPGMLARMSQGGATQLLADPQGAPSLMLVTGIVLVLSGLLFKVGAVPFHAWTPDVYTGAPTPVTGFMAAATKVAAFGAILHLLFYALPIPVLEDYWGLVVAVISAATMIVGGVVAVVQTDIKRMLAYSSIAHAGFILTAMATSTVAGARELSITGVLFYLLAYGFMTLGAFAVISLVRERDAADNVTGEATHLSQWAGLARRAPVLAAVFTLFLLAMAGIPLTSGFTGKYAVFLAAVEGGYAWLAVLGVLVSVVTAFFYVRVIVLMYFSPPPATPTAVALPSPLMGAAIAIGAAVTLVLGVLPAPVLDLAASTLALP